In Cloacibacillus sp., the DNA window CTATGCTGAGCGGTTCCCTGTCACACTGAAAGAGGAAACCCATCGTATCCATCGCGTTATGCGCGAGCTTCTCAAAATCCTCCGGCTTGATGCCGTAGTCGGACATCTTAAGCTCCGCCACGCCGCACTCCTCCTGCAGTTTCGTCAGCGCCTTTATAAAATCCATCGGCTCGGAGGCCGCCGTCATCCCCATCGCCTTCGCCATGCGGATAAAGCGCTCGTCGCAGATGTGCCTGTCGATGAAGTGCCTGTAATAGGCCCGGCTTATCATGATCAGCCCGGCGCCGTGCGGCAGTTCCTGATGATAGGCCGACATCGCGTGTTCCAGCGAATGCTCGCTTGCGCAGCTGCCGACGCACATCACAAAGCCAGAGGCGTAATTTCCGAAGGCGACGTGCTCGCGCGCCTTGAGATCCTTGCCGTCGCGCACGGCGCGCGTCAGATAACGGCTCACATTCTCGATCGCCGCGAGCGCGAACATATCGCTCATGAGATTCGCCGTCCCCGCGATATAGGCCTCCACACTGTGGAAGAGCGCGTCGAAGCCCTGATAGGCGGTGAACTTCGGCGGCACGGAGACCATCAGCTCCGGGTCTACGACGGCCAGCACAGGGAAGAGCGCATCGTCGAGGATCGCGCTTTTTTCGTGCATCTCCTCGTTCGTGATGACGCCGCCCGAATCCGTCTCGGAACCGGTGCCGGCGGTCGTCGTGACGGCCACGATCGGCAGCGGCCTGTTCACAAGCGGACGGCCCAGGCCGCTGCCGGAGTGGATATAGTCCCAGAGGTCTCCCTCGTTCACCGCCATCGCGGCGATGCCCTTCGAGGCATCCATCGGGCTGCCGCCGCCGAGCGCGACGATAAAATCACAGCCGTTCTCACGCGCCGCCGCGGCTCCCGCCATCACGGTCGAATGCAGCGGATTAGGTTCCACCCTGTCAAAGAGCGCCCACTCCACACCCGCAAGCTTCAGCTCGTTCTCCAGCCGCGCTAGATAGCCGTTGGCCTTCGTCGACTTTCCGTTTGAGATGATGATCAGCGCCTTTTTCCCCGGCAGCCTCTGTTCATGTAATTTGTTCAGCATCCCCGCTCCGAAAAGCGTCTTTGTCGGTACATACATTGTAAAGCTCATCTTTATATCCTCCGTTTTGCAAAAAATTATTTCTTTTACCCTATACACTATAGACTAGCACTTGGAGCTGACTCTAGGTCAATGGAAAAAGACATAACTTTAAAATTTTTTCGTCGTCCCCGCCGGCATCATCCGCGCGGAAACGTTTTATTTCACTACGCCGATCTCCCTCAGCCACGCCGGCACGTCGCCGACTGGATTTCCCGGGTCCTTGCAGTCCACCGCGATCCCCTTGAGGACCTTCGCGCCCGTGGCAAGTTTCGCCGTCTCCGCGGCGACTTCGCCTCCGCCATATCCTCCGTGAGTGCAGAACGGCACGACCTCTTTGCCGCGAAGGTCATGCGAAGCGAGGAAGCTTCTGACCGGCGGGGCCATTTTGAACCACCACACGGGGGTCCCCACGAAGACGACGT includes these proteins:
- a CDS encoding iron-containing alcohol dehydrogenase; this translates as MSFTMYVPTKTLFGAGMLNKLHEQRLPGKKALIIISNGKSTKANGYLARLENELKLAGVEWALFDRVEPNPLHSTVMAGAAAARENGCDFIVALGGGSPMDASKGIAAMAVNEGDLWDYIHSGSGLGRPLVNRPLPIVAVTTTAGTGSETDSGGVITNEEMHEKSAILDDALFPVLAVVDPELMVSVPPKFTAYQGFDALFHSVEAYIAGTANLMSDMFALAAIENVSRYLTRAVRDGKDLKAREHVAFGNYASGFVMCVGSCASEHSLEHAMSAYHQELPHGAGLIMISRAYYRHFIDRHICDERFIRMAKAMGMTAASEPMDFIKALTKLQEECGVAELKMSDYGIKPEDFEKLAHNAMDTMGFLFQCDREPLSIEDCVAIYAASYK